One window of the Bacteroidota bacterium genome contains the following:
- a CDS encoding 4Fe-4S binding protein — protein MFDRFKGEVIMVHNENNEHHCTGCGICAMNCPNGSIEVISKTIEVDGKKKKVIDKHIYHHGMCTFCGLCIKTCPQHALAFAQTFENSVYDRSRLNKILNHPGSSLIKEKEA, from the coding sequence ATGTTCGACCGTTTTAAAGGTGAGGTGATCATGGTTCACAATGAGAATAATGAACATCACTGTACGGGTTGTGGTATTTGTGCTATGAATTGTCCCAATGGTTCAATAGAAGTAATTTCAAAAACTATTGAAGTTGATGGCAAGAAGAAAAAAGTTATAGACAAGCATATTTATCATCATGGAATGTGCACGTTCTGCGGTTTGTGTATTAAAACATGCCCGCAACATGCTTTGGCATTTGCACAGACTTTTGAAAATTCGGTTTATGACCGTTCCAGATTAAATAAAATTCTTAACCATCCGGGTTCATCCCTGATTAAAGAAAAAGAAGCCTGA
- a CDS encoding NADH-quinone oxidoreductase subunit J, translating to MNEFMFLLLAAIILVFSVLTVTSRRILRAATYLLFVLIATAGLYVLLNYFFLAAVQILVYAGGVVVLIIFSILLTSHIEQKFEQPSPKKVALSAFASMFGAVICLVAILNHPFAVITSPEADTSVRAIGLSMLNTGNNGYALPFEVISILLLAAMIAAIIIAKKRK from the coding sequence ATGAATGAATTTATGTTTTTACTGCTGGCCGCTATCATTTTGGTTTTTTCTGTACTTACAGTTACCAGCAGGCGGATATTAAGGGCAGCCACTTATTTACTTTTCGTTTTAATTGCTACTGCCGGTTTATATGTTTTGCTGAATTATTTTTTCCTTGCTGCCGTCCAGATTCTGGTTTATGCAGGTGGCGTAGTAGTGTTGATCATTTTCTCTATTTTGCTTACCAGCCATATTGAACAGAAATTTGAACAGCCCAGCCCTAAAAAGGTTGCATTATCTGCATTTGCTTCCATGTTTGGTGCTGTTATATGCCTGGTGGCCATCCTGAATCATCCTTTTGCAGTAATCACTTCTCCGGAAGCTGATACTAGCGTCAGGGCTATTGGTCTCAGTATGCTGAATACAGGAAATAATGGTTATGCATTGCCTTTTGAGGTAATCAGTATTTTACTTTTGGCTGCCATGATTGCTGCCATTATTATTGCTAAAAAACGTAAATAA
- the nuoK gene encoding NADH-quinone oxidoreductase subunit NuoK, protein MNTIPLSYFLVVSTIMFFVGIYGFMVRRNLITMLMSVELILNSININFVAFNRYLFAGKTEGMFYSMFIIAIAAAEAAVAIAIIINIYRHFHNIDVENVDELKF, encoded by the coding sequence ATGAATACTATACCGTTATCTTACTTTCTTGTTGTAAGCACAATTATGTTTTTTGTGGGCATCTATGGCTTTATGGTTCGTAGAAACCTCATTACCATGCTGATGTCGGTAGAGTTGATATTAAACTCTATAAACATTAATTTTGTGGCTTTTAACCGTTATTTGTTTGCCGGCAAAACAGAAGGGATGTTTTATTCCATGTTTATCATTGCCATTGCTGCTGCTGAAGCTGCTGTTGCTATTGCAATTATTATCAATATTTACAGGCATTTTCATAATATTGATGTCGAAAATGTTGATGAATTGAAGTTTTAA
- the nuoL gene encoding NADH-quinone oxidoreductase subunit L, whose translation MSFSYTVLILLIPLFFFIFLGLFGNKMKPLVSGILGTIGLFISAALSYFTAYEYFFVSGKVGGVYEKLTAFNTLWLKFTDNLHIDLGVLLDPISVMMLVVITTVSLMVHIYSLGYMNGERGFQRFYSFLSLFSFSMLGLVVATNIFQMYIFWELVGVSSYLLIGFYYEKQSAIAASKKAFIVTRFADLGFLIGILLLSFMTGTFDFKLLTDVHGAAIAKGGSIAFMGMSVMTWSMLLIFMGGAGKSAMFPLHIWLPDAMEGPTPVSALIHAATMVVAGVFLVARLFPIFAISAPQALTIVAYIGGFTSLFAAVIACTQIDIKRVLAFSTISQIGYMMLALGVAGYTAETSLGFSASMFHLFTHAMFKALLFLGAGSIIHSVHSNNMTDMGGLRKYMPVTHITFLIACLAISGIPPFAGFFSKDEILAAAFHSNKLLFAVDYFVAGLTAFYMFRLYYNVFWGTDRNYEHTPHESPFTMTIPLMFLALASVVTGFIPFGKFVTYNGVVEESVFHWNIAIPSILIALAGIIIGRVFYRTETNFADRFATIFKGLYKSAYHKFYMDEVYLFVTKKIIFNCISRPIAWFDRHVVDGAMNGISYITNSVSVRIKGFQSGYLQQYAFTFVVGAVALFLAILYFAF comes from the coding sequence ATGTCATTTAGTTACACTGTTCTGATTTTATTGATTCCTTTGTTCTTCTTTATTTTCCTTGGTCTTTTTGGAAATAAAATGAAACCCTTGGTTTCGGGAATTCTGGGTACAATCGGATTATTCATTTCGGCTGCTCTTTCTTATTTTACTGCTTATGAGTATTTTTTCGTTTCCGGAAAAGTAGGCGGTGTTTATGAAAAACTGACCGCATTCAATACACTTTGGCTCAAGTTTACGGATAATTTACACATCGACTTGGGCGTTTTACTTGATCCCATCTCGGTCATGATGCTGGTGGTCATTACCACGGTTTCATTGATGGTTCATATCTATAGTTTGGGCTATATGAACGGGGAAAGAGGTTTCCAACGTTTCTATTCTTTCCTTTCCTTGTTTAGCTTTTCAATGTTGGGCCTGGTAGTCGCTACCAATATTTTCCAGATGTATATTTTCTGGGAGTTGGTGGGTGTTTCGTCATACCTGCTGATCGGCTTTTACTACGAAAAGCAATCGGCAATTGCTGCTTCAAAGAAAGCTTTCATTGTCACCCGTTTTGCTGATTTGGGATTTCTGATCGGTATTTTGCTCTTATCCTTTATGACAGGGACATTTGACTTTAAATTGTTGACTGATGTTCACGGTGCTGCCATTGCCAAAGGCGGTTCTATTGCCTTTATGGGAATGTCGGTGATGACCTGGTCAATGCTTCTGATATTTATGGGTGGTGCCGGTAAATCGGCCATGTTCCCGTTGCACATTTGGTTGCCTGATGCTATGGAAGGCCCCACGCCTGTTTCAGCATTGATTCATGCTGCCACCATGGTTGTTGCCGGTGTTTTTCTTGTAGCCAGGTTATTTCCTATTTTTGCTATTTCTGCTCCTCAGGCATTGACAATAGTTGCTTACATTGGAGGGTTCACCTCGTTGTTTGCAGCCGTAATCGCCTGTACTCAGATCGATATTAAACGTGTACTGGCCTTCTCTACCATATCTCAGATCGGTTACATGATGCTGGCTCTTGGTGTTGCAGGATATACTGCTGAGACGTCACTAGGATTCAGTGCTTCCATGTTTCACCTTTTCACACACGCAATGTTTAAAGCATTGTTGTTCTTAGGCGCTGGTTCTATTATTCATTCGGTACACAGCAACAATATGACGGATATGGGCGGTCTCAGAAAGTACATGCCTGTTACCCACATTACCTTCCTTATTGCCTGTCTGGCAATTTCAGGTATACCTCCGTTTGCCGGTTTCTTCAGTAAGGATGAAATCCTGGCTGCTGCTTTCCACAGCAATAAATTGTTGTTTGCCGTTGATTATTTTGTCGCCGGCCTTACAGCTTTCTATATGTTCAGGCTTTATTACAATGTTTTCTGGGGAACTGACCGGAATTACGAACATACTCCGCACGAATCCCCATTTACAATGACCATACCTCTGATGTTCCTGGCTTTGGCTTCTGTGGTTACGGGATTTATTCCTTTTGGTAAGTTTGTTACATACAATGGAGTAGTTGAAGAAAGCGTTTTCCACTGGAATATTGCAATTCCTTCAATTTTGATTGCTTTGGCAGGTATTATCATTGGCAGGGTCTTTTATCGCACGGAGACAAATTTTGCTGATCGTTTTGCAACTATCTTTAAGGGGCTCTACAAATCAGCTTACCATAAGTTCTATATGGATGAAGTTTATCTCTTTGTTACAAAGAAGATCATCTTTAATTGCATTTCCAGGCCTATTGCATGGTTTGACCGTCATGTTGTTGATGGTGCCATGAATGGGATATCATATATAACCAATAGTGTTTCAGTCAGGATTAAAGGTTTCCAGAGCGGTTACCTGCAGCAATATGCCTTTACTTTCGTGGTTGGCGCTGTAGCACTATTTCTTGCAATATTGTATTTTGCTTTTTAA
- a CDS encoding NADH-quinone oxidoreductase subunit M yields the protein MDILTLFVVIPVITIIGMMLCRDNKYVRVVAAIGMSAQLINAGVLVYSYLALRKAGYMAEMLFKKTIVWYPSLHIQYSIGVDGISVAMIALTSIVIFCGIFTSWKMSDLPKEFFVTLILLATGVFGFFISIDLFTMFLFYELAVIPMYLLIGIWGTGPKEYAAMKLTLMLMGGSALILVGLLGIYYNSGTPGHLTFNILEISKHHIPIVIQRFFFPITFIGFGVLGALFPFHTWSPDGHASAPTAVSMLHAGVLMKLGGYGIFRVAIYLMPDAAQQLSWIFIILTSISVLYGALGAIMQKDLKYINAYSSVSHCGMVIFALLMMNKIAMDGAILQMISHGIMTALFFALIGMIYGRTHTRMINEMSGLMKIIPFLAVAYVIAGLASLGLPGFSGFVAEMTIFTGAFQHPDMFHRVATIIAASSIVVTAVYILRVIGIFLLGEVNNKKFWSLSDAEWYEKVTIITMVVAIAGIGIAPLWLSDMISHSLTPIIHRILSINLL from the coding sequence ATGGATATTTTAACCCTATTTGTTGTAATCCCGGTTATCACTATTATCGGAATGATGTTGTGCAGAGACAATAAGTATGTTCGTGTTGTTGCTGCAATAGGTATGAGTGCGCAGCTGATTAATGCCGGTGTTCTTGTTTATTCTTATTTGGCTTTAAGAAAAGCCGGTTATATGGCTGAAATGTTATTTAAAAAGACCATAGTTTGGTATCCTTCATTGCATATTCAATATAGCATAGGCGTTGATGGAATTTCAGTAGCAATGATTGCTTTGACTTCTATTGTTATCTTTTGCGGAATATTCACTTCCTGGAAGATGAGCGATTTGCCCAAAGAATTTTTTGTCACGCTTATTTTATTGGCAACTGGTGTTTTCGGATTTTTTATTTCCATCGATCTTTTCACCATGTTCCTGTTTTATGAGTTGGCAGTGATCCCGATGTACCTGCTTATTGGTATATGGGGTACAGGGCCTAAGGAATATGCAGCAATGAAACTTACCCTGATGCTGATGGGTGGTTCAGCGCTGATCCTGGTTGGTCTTTTGGGTATTTATTATAATTCCGGTACTCCGGGGCACCTTACTTTCAATATTCTTGAAATTTCAAAACATCATATACCTATAGTTATTCAGAGATTCTTCTTTCCGATAACCTTTATAGGTTTTGGAGTACTGGGCGCTTTATTCCCATTCCACACGTGGAGTCCTGATGGTCATGCTTCTGCACCTACTGCAGTTTCAATGCTTCATGCAGGTGTACTGATGAAACTTGGAGGATATGGTATATTCAGGGTGGCTATCTACTTAATGCCTGATGCAGCTCAGCAGTTGTCCTGGATTTTCATCATACTTACATCAATCAGCGTACTTTATGGAGCTTTGGGTGCTATAATGCAGAAAGACCTTAAGTATATCAATGCATATTCTTCAGTGAGCCATTGTGGTATGGTTATTTTCGCCTTGTTGATGATGAATAAAATTGCAATGGACGGAGCTATCTTACAGATGATTTCTCATGGTATTATGACAGCCCTCTTCTTTGCCTTAATCGGTATGATTTATGGCCGTACACATACCAGAATGATCAATGAAATGAGCGGTTTGATGAAGATCATTCCTTTCCTTGCCGTTGCTTATGTAATTGCAGGTCTGGCTTCGTTGGGTTTGCCCGGTTTCAGTGGTTTTGTTGCTGAAATGACTATTTTCACGGGGGCATTTCAACATCCCGATATGTTTCACAGGGTAGCAACTATTATTGCTGCTTCATCAATTGTGGTAACTGCAGTATATATTCTCCGGGTGATTGGAATATTTCTCCTGGGAGAAGTGAATAATAAAAAATTCTGGAGTCTGTCGGATGCGGAATGGTACGAAAAAGTTACCATCATCACCATGGTTGTTGCCATTGCTGGAATCGGTATTGCACCTCTCTGGCTTTCGGACATGATTTCTCACAGTTTGACTCCAATTATACACAGAATATTGTCAATTAACTTACTGTAA